CAACAAACAAAAAAACTTCCGTGACTGAGCCTAGTTGAACTCGGGGTGATCAATTACCCAAAAACAAAAACTCCCAACCAGGAGCACTGGTTGGGAGTTGGCTTGAAGGAATCTTTAAGACTCCGACAAAATTAGAAGCTCACGCTCAGCTTGACGCCGCCGAAGATTTCGCTGTCGGTGGTGTTCAGCTCATGACGAGCGTCCAGGGACAGGTTGTAGGCGATGTAAGGGGTAAGGGTAGCGATCTTGGTCAGCTTGATAGGAGCCGAGATGGAAGGGATCACGTGGGTGAAACCGCTGCTCTGGACGCCTGGGACCACACCGCTGGTGTAGTAGTCGAAGCCGTAACCACCCTTAACAGCTGGGACGATGCTCAGCCAGGAAGTGATTTCGATAGGAAGATCAAAGCCAACTTCTGCATAGGAACCACCGATACGGAAGTCATAGTAGAAGCCAGTGTAGATGTTCAGAGGGCCAGCTGTGGTGGACACAGTGATACCCACTTCGTCAGCGCTGGAGACGTTACCTTCACCGGCACCGAAAGGACCGTTGGCGGTAGTGCCACCGAAACCGTCGAAGAACTCATAGTGAGTGTAAACCAGACCGAACTTGGCGAAGCCAGCGTCGTAGGTCAGGGAGGTGGAGAGGTCCAGCTCGGAATAGTCGAGGGTGTCAGCACCTTCGTCATTCACCAGGGTGTCAACGGTGCTCACATAGAGAGCGCCGAAGCCCAGGGAAAGCTGCTCGGTCAGAGGCACGCTCAGGCTGAGGCCAGCCCAGGTGACGTTGTCTGCGAACCACAGGCCGCGGTAGTAGAGGCGGGTGTCATAACCCACTTCGACGGTAGCGCCAAGTGTGTCGAACAGGGCACCAGCGTCTTCTTCGACGACTGGGGTGACGCCCTTAGCTGGGGCGGGGGTGCCAGCGAAAGCGTTCAGGCTAGCAGCTGCTGCCAGAACGAGTGCCGACTTCGTGATGACGGAGGTCATGCTCTTCAATTTCATGATGGTCGATTTTGGTTTGTTGATGAGATGGAGGTTGGTCCGGGAGACCTTCCACCGTGGCCGATAATTAAAGCACCCCTAAACAGTTGCCAAGCATCTTTTTCTGAAAATTATTGAGTTGTTCACATTCTGCCGTTGTCAAAGGCACTGGCCAAGCCTGCTGTAACCCCTATTCTGCCAATACAATACGCAGTCCTGTGGGGGTGATTTCCAGGCTCTGAATCCCTGCTAAAAAGCGTTGCAAAGCAGGGTCTTTCTCCAGTTCGTTACCAGCGAGGTTCACCCCTTTGATGTCGCCGAGCCAGGCATTGGGAAGGGGCATGCCGCCGACGCGGACATCTCGCACCACCAAGGCGACTTTTTTATTTTCGTCCATCATGGCGTTGATCGCCAAACCCAGTCTGAGCGTGGTGCCTGAGAGCAAGGGGACGCCCGCATCGGGAGGAATAGGAACCAGGACGGTGGCGGAGATGTTGTCCTGGCCGAGATCCACTTTGACCGTATCGCCCAGGTTTTGATTGGCGAGGTAGGCATTGATCTCGCGGGCGGTGATGATGAGCGTGCGCTCTTGCTCGCCGGGGGAGACTTCTGGCTGGGCTGCTGGGGCGGTGCTGGTATTGAGCACCTGGAGCTTAGCCTCCAGCGTCTGCTGCTCGCTCGCTGTGAGGCTGACGGGCGTGATGGGGCTGGCGTAAATGTTTCGTTTCACCCACCAAGCCGTAGCTGCGGCGGTAACACCGCAACCGACGACGAAAACCGCAAGGGTGAAGAGAATGATGCTTTTCCAGGTGGGGCCCTGGCGTACCACGGGGCTACTGAGAGGAGGAGTGGGAGGTGTTTCCATAGACGTAAGTGCAGTTGACGGAGCGGAGGGTTCGTTCATTCGATCCCCCCCGCCATTCCACGTTGCCACTTTCTATGGAACGTGATCTCAGGGGATTTTCAGGGTCTGACCGGGGCGGATTAGGTCGGAGCTCAGGCCATTGGCGGATTTGATCTTGGCGACCGTGGTGCCGCGCTTGCGGGCGATGCCGTAGAGGGTGTCGCCCTTGGCCACTTTGTAGCTGCCGCTGGATTTTTTAGCGGTGCTCTTGGGGGTGGATTTAGGTTTGGAGGAAGAAGAGGTGGTGGTCTTCTTGGCGCTTGAGCTGCTGCTGGTCGTTTTAGGCGCCGAGCTGGGCGCATGGAAAGCATAGGGGTCCGCTTCGACAGGGGCCGGAGGCGGGGTGTAAGACGGGGCGCTGTAGCCTCCACCAACCCCGCTCTGAGCATAACCAGTCTGGCCAGGGTAGGGGTTGTAGCCGCCGTCGTTACCGTAGTTGGAGACATAGGGGTCATTCCCACCGAGGGAGCTTTGACCATTTTGGCACGAGGCCAGCAGGGAACAAACGGCGGCAAGAGACAGAAGACGTGCAGCGGTGGGCATCATGGGGCAGTTGAGTGTGTGGGAATTCCTTGGGGCTACGTGCTGAGTATGGTTTTCGCTTTGGTATGTTCAACTTGAAACCTTCACCGCTCTGCCTGCGTTCACCACTGTCCGCGCTTAGAAATCGCCAAAAAGCAAGTCTTGCGGTTTCTCCAGCGCTTTTCTAGTCTGCCTTCCCCATACATGAAAATTGGCTTCAACCTCCTCCTTTGGACCGGTCACGTGACCGAAGAGAACTTCCCTATCGTCGAGAAACTCAAGGCCGCCGGTTACGATGGCGTCGAGATCCCGATCTTTGACGTGAGCAACCCCGCTCATTTCTCCACGATTGGTCGTGTGCTGAAAGACAACGGCCTCGAAGCCACTGCCGTGACTGTTTTGCCCGATGAAGCTCACAACGCCATCAGCCCTGTGGCGGCGAACCGTCAGGGTGCCATCGATCACCTCAAGCGCGTGTTTGAATGCGCTCACAATGCGGGCGTGCAGGTCCTCTGCGGCCCTTATTATCAGGTGCTCGGTCAGTTCACCGGTAAATACCCGACCGAAGAAGAGCTCAACAATGCCGCTGAAGTGCACCGCGCCATCTCTCCGGTGGCCGAAGCTGCTGGCGTGAAGTGCGCCATCGAGGCCCTGAACCGTTTCGAATCTCACCTGCTCAACACCATGGAGCAGGCCGCCAGCTACGCCAAGCGCGTGGGCCACGCCAACTTCGGCACTATGTATGACACCTTCCATGCGAACATCGAGGAGAAGTGCCCGATGACCGCCATCGAGACCGTCTATAACTCGGGCAAGCTCTACCACGTCCACATTTCCGAAAATGATCGTGGCACTCCAGGCCGCGGCCACATCAACATCCCCGAGCAGATCCAGAAGCTGAAGTCCCTGGGTTATGATGGCTGGATGACCATCGAGGCCTTCGGCGGTTCTCTCCCCGACCTCGCAGCCGCGACTCGTGTCTGGCGTGATTTCTTCCCATCTCCTGATCAGGTTTACCTGGAAGGCATTGAGGTGATCAAAAAGGCTTGGAATTCCTGAGCCTCTGCCAGCGTTCTCAAACCCCATCGTCTTTATCCAACCGCGATTTATCCCATGAATACCACACCAACCCCTACCACCACGCGCCGTGACTTCATCGGCAAAACCGCCGTCACCGCGGGTGCCCTCACCGTTGCACAGTCCGCCTGGGCTGCAGGTAGCGATCAGATCAAAGTCGGCCTCATCGGCTGTGGCGGCCGTGGCTCAGGCGCAGCCAACCAGGCTCTGAGCACCAAGCAGGAAGGCGTCGTCCTTCACGCCGTGGCAGATGCTTTCAAAGAGAAGGCTGAAGCCTCCCTCTCCAACCTGCGCACCAAGCATGCGGAGAAAGTCCAGGTGGATGACTCCCGCATCTTTGCCGGTCTGGATGGCTACAAGAAAGTCATTGATGAGTGCGATCTCGTCATCCTCACCACACCTCCTGGCTTCCGTCCGTATCACTTCGAAGCGGCTGTGAACGCGGGTAAAAACATCTTCATGGAAAAGCCCGTGGCAGTGGACGCCCCCGGCGTGCGCAAGGTGCTGGAAATGGCCAAGGTCGCTGAAGAGAAAAACCTCAAGGTCGTCGTCGGCCTTCAGCGTCGTTACCAGAACTGCTACCTGGAAGCTCTCAAGCAGGTCAAGGAGCAGAACATCATCGGTGATATCGTCTCCGGCCAGGTTTACTGGAATGGCGGCGGCATCTGGTTCCGTGACAAGCAGCCGAATCAGTCCGAGCTGATGTATCAGATCAACAACTGGTATTTCTTCACCTGGCTGTGCGGTGACCACATCAACGAGCAGCACATCCA
The sequence above is a segment of the Prosthecobacter debontii genome. Coding sequences within it:
- a CDS encoding Gfo/Idh/MocA family protein, with translation MNTTPTPTTTRRDFIGKTAVTAGALTVAQSAWAAGSDQIKVGLIGCGGRGSGAANQALSTKQEGVVLHAVADAFKEKAEASLSNLRTKHAEKVQVDDSRIFAGLDGYKKVIDECDLVILTTPPGFRPYHFEAAVNAGKNIFMEKPVAVDAPGVRKVLEMAKVAEEKNLKVVVGLQRRYQNCYLEALKQVKEQNIIGDIVSGQVYWNGGGIWFRDKQPNQSELMYQINNWYFFTWLCGDHINEQHIHNIDVANWFIGGHPISAQGMGGREQRVDKKYGQIFDHHYVEFTYENGVRINSQCRHQAGVYNAVREEFTGTKGKIYLDNKPNCYAVDHKGNVIWKYRPGSGAAAAEDGEAKGKKGRRTGDPDPYQTEHDILQAAVRDNTPINNASYGAHSTMTSILGRMATYSGKEIKWEDAFNSKVQHMPNIVTAETEPPVKPDAEGGYPVAIPGVQVPGVEIL
- a CDS encoding sugar phosphate isomerase/epimerase family protein, with the translated sequence MKIGFNLLLWTGHVTEENFPIVEKLKAAGYDGVEIPIFDVSNPAHFSTIGRVLKDNGLEATAVTVLPDEAHNAISPVAANRQGAIDHLKRVFECAHNAGVQVLCGPYYQVLGQFTGKYPTEEELNNAAEVHRAISPVAEAAGVKCAIEALNRFESHLLNTMEQAASYAKRVGHANFGTMYDTFHANIEEKCPMTAIETVYNSGKLYHVHISENDRGTPGRGHINIPEQIQKLKSLGYDGWMTIEAFGGSLPDLAAATRVWRDFFPSPDQVYLEGIEVIKKAWNS
- a CDS encoding LysM peptidoglycan-binding domain-containing protein, encoding MMPTAARLLSLAAVCSLLASCQNGQSSLGGNDPYVSNYGNDGGYNPYPGQTGYAQSGVGGGYSAPSYTPPPAPVEADPYAFHAPSSAPKTTSSSSSAKKTTTSSSSKPKSTPKSTAKKSSGSYKVAKGDTLYGIARKRGTTVAKIKSANGLSSDLIRPGQTLKIP